A genomic stretch from uncultured Fibrobacter sp. includes:
- a CDS encoding FISUMP domain-containing protein, with translation MIKYSKYVFLLISLFLLSCAEDEPEWSAADVCPETGMNAYGIPNRGTFVDERDGREYKYTTIGKQVWMAENLKYELPNPYSTCYGKEFCVPRGFWLNDTTQICNTDTTRLAEIAERLHSTCETNECIADEFCEKYGRFYTLIKDAKDCGFLDRDIVDSVCPKGWHVPTKVEWETLAESVDGVVNRLLKEEAILAMDSIAIEYQKKDGGPIDACGFSALYAGYYDYSGGLSSVFRATYFASSTMKNTVSSYDVILGESISFQWIGTKKSIRCIKD, from the coding sequence ATGATTAAATATTCAAAATATGTATTTCTTTTAATTTCGTTATTCCTTTTATCCTGTGCTGAAGACGAACCGGAGTGGAGCGCCGCGGATGTTTGTCCTGAAACAGGTATGAACGCTTATGGCATCCCGAACCGAGGAACCTTTGTTGATGAACGCGATGGCCGCGAATACAAGTATACGACAATTGGTAAGCAGGTGTGGATGGCCGAGAATTTGAAGTATGAACTGCCGAATCCTTATAGTACTTGTTATGGCAAAGAATTTTGTGTGCCGAGAGGCTTTTGGCTGAATGATACAACGCAAATTTGTAATACAGATACCACGCGACTTGCTGAAATTGCAGAGCGCCTTCATTCCACTTGCGAAACCAATGAATGTATTGCTGATGAATTTTGTGAAAAATATGGAAGGTTCTATACGTTAATAAAAGATGCAAAAGATTGTGGCTTTCTAGATCGTGATATCGTAGATTCAGTATGTCCGAAAGGTTGGCATGTTCCGACCAAGGTGGAATGGGAAACGCTGGCTGAATCCGTGGACGGCGTAGTAAACCGACTTCTTAAAGAAGAGGCTATCCTTGCGATGGATTCAATAGCAATTGAGTACCAAAAAAAGGATGGGGGACCAATTGATGCGTGTGGTTTTTCGGCGCTTTATGCGGGGTATTATGATTATAGTGGTGGCTTAAGCAGTGTTTTTCGGGCGACGTATTTTGCGTCAAGTACGATGAAAAATACTGTGTCCTCTTATGACGTGATTTTGGGAGAAAGTATCAGTTTCCAGTGGATTGGCACGAAAAAATCTATTCGTTGTATTAAGGATTGA